In Tursiops truncatus isolate mTurTru1 chromosome 19, mTurTru1.mat.Y, whole genome shotgun sequence, a genomic segment contains:
- the KLK5 gene encoding LOW QUALITY PROTEIN: kallikrein-5 (The sequence of the model RefSeq protein was modified relative to this genomic sequence to represent the inferred CDS: inserted 1 base in 1 codon): MDAYGGRQKEELECIREPVLTNEVASCDDSSAVGPSGSTQDLGPGAGENTRASDGTSSRLVNGTDCERPSQPWQGALLLGPNKLYCGAVLVDSQWLLTAAHFRKQVFRIRLGHRSLSPICESRQQLFQGIKSIPHPGSSHPGHSNDLTLIKLNKRICEAQHVRPSXASHCPSAGTSCLASGWETTSSPQGECPGLFRCPPVSAFSPSLSLSTLPLPIVLQHSLWPFPKVLQCLDITVLSEDRCKTAYPNQIDDTMFCAGDQAGRDSCKGDSGGPVVCSGSLQVLVSWGDFPCAQPSRPGVCTNLCRFSKWIQDTYPV, from the exons ATGGATGCGTATGGGGGCAGACAGAAAGAAGAGCTGGAATGCATAAGAG AGCCTGTTCTCACAAATGAGGTTGCTTCCTGCGACGACTCCTCTGCCGTCGGGCCCTCCGGGAGCACCCAGGACCTCGGACCTGGGGCCGGGGAGAACACCCGGGCGTCTGACGGCACCAGCAGCCGCCTCGTGAATGGGACCGACTGCGAGAGGCCCAGCCAGCCGTGGCAGGGTGCGCTGTTGCTGGGACCCAACAAGCTGTACTGCGGGGCCGTGTTGGTGGACTCGCAGTGGCTACTCACGGCTGCCCACTTCCGAAAGCA AGTTTTCAGAATCCGTCTTGGCCACCGTTCCCTGTCACCCATCTGTGAATCCAGGCAGCAGCTGTTTCAGGGGATCAAATCCATCCCCCACCCTGGCTCTTCCCACCCCGGCCACTCCAATGACCTGACGCTCATCAAACTGAACAAAAGAATCTGTGAGGCTCAACACGTCAGGCCAT ACGCCTCCCATTGTCCATCCGCTGGGACCAGCTGCTTGGCGTCTGGCTGGGAAACGACCAGCAGTCCCCAGGGGGAGTGTCCAGGTCTCTTCCGCTGCCCACCTGTGTCTGCCTTctccccctctctgtctctgagcACTCTGCCCCTTCCCATCGTCCTCCAGCACTCACTGTGGCCCTTCCCCAAAGTCCTCCAGTGCTTGGACATCACCGTGCTAAGTGAGGACAGGTGCAAGACGGCCTATCCAAATCAGATAGATGACACCATGTTCTGTGCTGGTGACCAGGCCGGCAGAGACTCCTGCAAG gGTGATTCCGGAGGCCCCGTGGTCTGCAGTGGTTCCCTCCAGGTCCTTGTGTCCTGGGGAGACTTTCCCTGCGCCCAGCCCAGCAGACCCGGCGTCTGCACCAACCTCTGCCGGTTCTCCAAGTGGATCCAGGACACTTATCCAGTCTAA